The following coding sequences lie in one Pontibacter sp. G13 genomic window:
- a CDS encoding M23 family metallopeptidase, which produces MRNYLLSISVLAVGIFFLLNEKISDLASLSDFSNQTEAIEPLTQADMFSQQAHLRTIDPFDIDIIPASKPVPEGFPLGSVFGMRKHPILNVDKMHLGVDFPAPSGTPILATATGKVRKIYSLTDSSSFGRCVVLEHDEIYCTLYAHMSGFAVKPGQIVQEGDTIGFVGSTGRSTNPHLHYEVIKDGERVNPRDYF; this is translated from the coding sequence ATGAGAAACTATTTATTGAGTATCTCGGTACTTGCCGTCGGAATCTTTTTCCTGCTCAATGAAAAAATCTCAGATCTTGCTTCACTCTCTGATTTTTCGAATCAAACAGAAGCGATCGAACCCTTGACTCAGGCTGATATGTTCAGCCAGCAGGCTCATTTGAGAACGATTGATCCTTTCGACATCGATATCATCCCTGCGAGTAAGCCCGTTCCAGAAGGCTTTCCACTTGGGAGCGTTTTCGGGATGAGAAAACATCCGATCCTGAACGTGGATAAAATGCACTTGGGAGTAGATTTCCCGGCACCCTCTGGAACCCCAATTCTAGCAACCGCTACTGGGAAAGTTCGAAAGATTTATTCCTTGACTGATAGTAGTTCCTTTGGACGTTGTGTCGTTTTGGAGCATGATGAAATCTATTGCACCCTCTACGCACACATGTCTGGATTTGCCGTAAAGCCTGGCCAGATCGTCCAAGAAGGGGATACCATAGGCTTTGTCGGAAGTACAGGCCGTAGTACCAATCCCCATTTGCACTATGAAGTAATCAAAGACGGGGAGCGGGTAAACCCCCGGGATTATTTCTAG
- a CDS encoding DUF4870 domain-containing protein has protein sequence MKMNKLPKLSRPRALLAEMLADKMMLIHLSSLIGLVVPAVGFVLGPLVMWLLFRKAGWEIDRTGREVLNFQLSMLVGTIAAGIFSVILLGIPFLIMFYLMQILLPVVAALKLRKGERFEYPMSYPFVK, from the coding sequence ACAAATTGCCCAAACTGTCAAGACCTCGTGCGCTGCTCGCTGAAATGCTTGCAGATAAAATGATGTTGATTCACCTGTCTTCATTGATAGGTCTGGTCGTGCCAGCTGTGGGGTTTGTTTTGGGGCCCCTGGTGATGTGGTTGCTATTTCGGAAGGCAGGGTGGGAGATAGACCGAACTGGCCGTGAGGTATTGAACTTTCAATTGTCCATGTTGGTAGGAACCATCGCTGCAGGGATATTCAGTGTGATATTATTGGGAATACCTTTCCTGATCATGTTCTACCTGATGCAGATCCTGCTTCCCGTGGTTGCGGCGCTGAAATTGAGGAAAGGCGAAAGATTTGAGTACCCGATGAGCTATCCGTTTGTCAAATGA
- a CDS encoding M23 family metallopeptidase gives MESLNQRLEELKNPASSSSDMRFAFAGVKKLTRLEFSHVPDIRPLPHQVAAGSMFGMRKHPILKKWMMHAGQDFGAPRGTPVYATADGIVNKANMDRGVGYGRYVSINHGENPVFEGTYETLYAHLSKLAVKPGQRVEKGQLIGYVGNTGRSTNPHLHYEVRVNGKAVNPQQYFALQSGDRGFLIAMHDQE, from the coding sequence ATGGAATCCCTTAACCAAAGGTTGGAGGAACTCAAAAACCCTGCGTCATCTAGCTCTGATATGCGTTTCGCATTTGCAGGTGTCAAGAAGCTCACTCGACTCGAATTCTCTCACGTCCCGGATATCCGCCCTTTGCCCCATCAGGTGGCTGCTGGAAGTATGTTTGGGATGCGTAAGCACCCAATCCTGAAAAAATGGATGATGCATGCTGGCCAAGACTTTGGAGCTCCTCGTGGTACTCCCGTTTATGCTACTGCAGATGGTATTGTCAACAAGGCCAATATGGACCGTGGAGTAGGGTATGGCCGTTATGTGTCCATCAATCACGGCGAAAACCCTGTGTTTGAAGGAACCTACGAAACCCTCTATGCACACCTATCAAAGCTTGCCGTCAAACCCGGGCAACGGGTCGAGAAAGGTCAGCTCATCGGATATGTCGGCAACACAGGCCGAAGCACCAACCCGCACCTTCATTACGAGGTTCGCGTGAATGGAAAAGCCGTCAACCCTCAGCAATATTTTGCCCTACAATCCGGTGATCGCGGCTTTTTGATAGCTATGCATGATCAGGAATAA